Proteins found in one Canis lupus baileyi chromosome 26, mCanLup2.hap1, whole genome shotgun sequence genomic segment:
- the TP53TG5 gene encoding TP53-target gene 5 protein, which translates to MTPSAKKRPKNRMVSKIQDEEPKDKIPQSVNKVIGQHRLKMVLKNLSLLKLLKSSNPRIQELHNLARRCWNSLLRVPQILGISTGSSNVCDRVEQDNEEFQEAGCPKKILESKKLESTGEPKVGLREKNEAQQSPAAVRQSQKQMESELPRTSKGHDLTTSPGAQGSQSSTRDPCIIFLRTYQHRTPMGDKKQQETVADQWIWFEGLPTRIHLPGPRVMCRSSTLRWVKRCCTRFCSASLELPMCHPYKV; encoded by the exons ATGACTCCATCAGCAAAGAAGAGGCCCAAAAATAGAATGGTTTCTAAG ATACAAGATGAAGAACCAAAGGACAAGATACCGCAATCTGTCAACAAAGTAATTGGGCAGCACCGACTTAAGATG GTATTAAAAAACTTGTCGCTCTTGAAGCTGCTCAAGAGCTCGAACCCCCGGATCCAAGAACTGCATAACTTGGCCAGAAGGTGTTGGAATTCACTGCTCAGAGTTCCACAGATCCTTGGGATCTCCACTGG gaGCAGCAATGTCTGTGATAGAGTGGAACAAGATAATGAAGAGTTCCAAGAGGCTGGGTGCCCCAAGAAGATACTGGAATCCAAGAAGTTAGAGTCCAcaggggagcccaaggtgggactacGGGAGAAGAATGAGGCGCAGCAGTCACCTGCAGCAGTGCGCCAGAGCCAAAAACAGATGGAGTCTGAGCTCCCAAGGACATCGAAGGGCCATGACCTGACCACTTCCCCCGGAGCCCAGGGGAGCCAATCATCCACTAGGGACCCCTGCATCATCTTCCTGAGGACCTACCAGCACAGAACTCCCATGGGTGACAAGAAACAGCAGGAAACTGTAGCTGACCAGTGGATCTGGTTTGAAGGGTTGCCTACACGAATCCACCTCCCAGGGCCTCGAGTGATGTGCAGATCATCCACCCTGCGCTGGGTCAAGCGTTGCTGCACTCGCTtctgctctgcatcacttgagCTACCCATGTGCCATCCATACAAAGTGTGA
- the SYS1 gene encoding protein SYS1 homolog isoform X1 — MAGQFRSYVWDPLLILSQIVLMQTVYYGSLGLWLALVDGLVRSSPSLDQMFDAEILGFSTPPGRLSMMSFILNALTCALGLLYFIRRGKQCLDFTVTVHFFHLLGCWFYSSRFPSALTWWLVQAVCIALMAVIGEYLCMRTELKEIPLNSAPKSNV; from the exons ATGGCGGGCCAGTTCCGCAGCTACGTCTGGGACCCGTTGTTGATCCTGTCGCAGATCGTCCTCATGCAGACCGTCTACTACGGCTCGCTCGGCCTGTGGTTGGCGCTGGTGGATGGGCTGGTGCGCAGCAGCCCCTCGCTGGACCAGATGTTCGACGCCGAG ATCCTGGGCTTTTCCACCCCTCCAGGCCGGCTGTCCATGATGTCCTTCATCCTCAACGCCCTCACCTG TGCCCTGGGCTTGCTGTACTTCATCCGGCGAGGGAAGCAGTGTCTGGATTTCACTGTCACTGTCCATTTCTTTCACCTCCTGGGCTGCTGGTTCTACAGCTCCCGTTTCCCCTCGGCGCTGACCTGGTGGCTGGTTCAAGCCGTGTGCATTGCACTCATGGCTGTCATCGGGGAGTACCTGTGCATGCGGACGGAGCTCAAGGAGATCCCCCTCAACTCAGCCCCTAAATCCAATGTCTAG
- the SYS1 gene encoding protein SYS1 homolog isoform X2 has translation MAGQFRSYVWDPLLILSQIVLMQTVYYGSLGLWLALVDGLVRSSPSLDQMFDAEILGFSTPPGRLSMMSFILNALTWS, from the exons ATGGCGGGCCAGTTCCGCAGCTACGTCTGGGACCCGTTGTTGATCCTGTCGCAGATCGTCCTCATGCAGACCGTCTACTACGGCTCGCTCGGCCTGTGGTTGGCGCTGGTGGATGGGCTGGTGCGCAGCAGCCCCTCGCTGGACCAGATGTTCGACGCCGAG ATCCTGGGCTTTTCCACCCCTCCAGGCCGGCTGTCCATGATGTCCTTCATCCTCAACGCCCTCACCTG